In the genome of Actinomadura graeca, one region contains:
- a CDS encoding class I SAM-dependent methyltransferase, which translates to MTVTHDDKVVREFSRQAAGFADPRLNVAFTRDLDRLTRFMEPELDTEDVVLEVAAGTALVSRAIARRVRHVTALDLTPAMLAEGKRAADRDGVTNVTFARGDATALPYLDRSFTLVVTRFSLHQAADPEAVVREMARVSRPGAALIIADLVRPEGIEGDPDRIERLRDPSHGTALTAARIAGITAAAGAEVKRTEEFEFTRPLGPWLELARTPADVAAGIRKELEGELAGGPATGMRPSEVDGELHFTHTYLFQHAVAR; encoded by the coding sequence GTGACGGTGACGCATGACGACAAGGTCGTACGGGAGTTCTCCAGGCAGGCGGCAGGGTTCGCCGACCCCCGGCTGAACGTCGCGTTCACCCGCGACCTGGACCGGCTCACCCGGTTCATGGAACCGGAGCTCGACACCGAGGACGTGGTGCTCGAGGTCGCCGCCGGGACCGCGCTCGTCTCCCGCGCGATCGCCCGCCGCGTCCGGCACGTGACGGCGCTCGACCTCACGCCCGCGATGCTCGCCGAGGGCAAGCGCGCGGCGGACCGCGACGGCGTCACCAATGTCACGTTCGCGCGCGGCGACGCCACCGCCCTGCCCTACCTCGACCGCTCGTTCACGCTGGTCGTCACGCGCTTCTCCCTGCACCAGGCCGCCGACCCCGAGGCCGTCGTGCGGGAGATGGCCCGCGTCAGCAGGCCCGGCGCGGCCCTGATCATCGCCGACCTCGTCCGGCCGGAGGGGATCGAGGGCGACCCCGACCGCATCGAGCGCCTCCGCGACCCCTCGCACGGCACCGCGCTCACCGCCGCGCGGATCGCCGGCATCACCGCGGCGGCGGGCGCGGAGGTGAAGCGGACCGAGGAGTTCGAGTTCACCCGTCCGCTGGGGCCCTGGCTGGAGCTGGCGCGGACGCCCGCGGACGTCGCGGCCGGGATCCGCAAGGAGCTGGAGGGCGAGCTGGCCGGCGGCCCCGCCACCGGGATGCGGCCCAGCGAGGTGGACGGCGAGCTGCACTTCACGCACACCTACCTGTTCCAGCACGCCGTCGCCAGGTGA
- a CDS encoding AMP-binding protein, whose product MVLDRALSCASLGLRATRAVRDAGMLAPVRPDRAARLLFPYVRFGPVPATLGAMSALRFPGRTALIDERGALSYAGLERRAASLATALRARSGDPARDRIGILCRNHRGFVEAVLAASRLGNDVVLLNTDFSASQLGRVADREGIGLLVHDEEFGALVDESGAPVRRVLAWTEGGHPESIDALVTATAPVPLSPARTSRVIVMTSGTTGTPKGARHDVSLGALLPVALSHLMRVPVRSGGPIVIAPPLFHILGFAYTAVGLGMGMPLVLSRRFDAAGTLRAITRHDAEALVAVPVMLQRVLDVPDRPRTPSLRAVVCGGSALHPHLSEAFMDAFGDVLVNVYGATETGWATIATPGDLREAPGTVGRPSYRLTVRVLGEDGRTLPPGETGEVHTGGGLRFAGYTGGGGTTVRHGLTGTGDLGHFDAAGRLFIDGRADDMIVSGGENVFPGEVENLLGGHPDVAEVSVTGVDDERFGQRLAASVVRVPGSRVGEDDLKEYVRRHLARYKVPRDVRFVGELPRTSTGKVRAAPRG is encoded by the coding sequence GTGGTGCTCGACCGGGCTCTTTCGTGCGCAAGCCTCGGGCTGCGCGCGACCCGCGCCGTCCGCGACGCCGGGATGCTGGCCCCGGTGCGTCCCGACCGTGCCGCGCGGCTGCTGTTCCCCTACGTCCGTTTCGGGCCGGTCCCCGCGACGCTCGGCGCGATGTCGGCCCTGCGCTTCCCCGGCCGGACGGCCCTGATCGACGAGCGCGGCGCGCTGTCGTACGCCGGGCTCGAACGCCGGGCCGCGTCCCTGGCCACCGCCCTCCGCGCCAGGTCAGGCGACCCCGCGCGCGACAGGATCGGGATCCTGTGCCGCAACCACCGGGGATTCGTGGAGGCGGTGCTCGCGGCGTCCCGGCTCGGCAACGACGTCGTGCTGCTGAACACCGACTTCTCCGCGTCGCAGCTCGGGCGCGTCGCCGACCGCGAGGGCATCGGCCTGCTCGTCCACGACGAGGAGTTCGGCGCGCTCGTCGACGAGTCCGGCGCACCCGTCCGCAGGGTCCTCGCCTGGACCGAGGGCGGCCACCCGGAGAGCATCGACGCGCTTGTGACGGCGACCGCGCCGGTGCCGCTCAGCCCCGCCCGGACGAGCCGCGTGATCGTGATGACGTCCGGCACCACGGGGACCCCGAAGGGCGCCCGGCACGACGTCTCCCTCGGCGCGCTGCTGCCCGTCGCGCTCAGCCATCTCATGCGCGTCCCGGTCCGCTCCGGGGGCCCGATCGTGATCGCGCCGCCGCTGTTCCACATCCTGGGGTTCGCCTACACGGCGGTCGGGCTCGGGATGGGCATGCCGCTCGTCCTGTCGCGGCGCTTCGACGCCGCCGGGACGCTGCGCGCGATCACCCGCCATGACGCGGAGGCGCTGGTCGCCGTGCCCGTGATGCTCCAGCGCGTCCTGGACGTACCGGACCGCCCGCGGACGCCGTCCCTCCGCGCCGTCGTCTGCGGCGGCTCGGCGCTCCACCCGCACCTGTCCGAGGCGTTCATGGACGCGTTCGGCGACGTGCTCGTCAACGTGTACGGCGCGACCGAGACGGGCTGGGCCACGATCGCCACGCCCGGCGACCTCCGGGAAGCCCCGGGCACCGTCGGGAGGCCGTCGTACCGTCTCACCGTCAGGGTCCTCGGCGAGGACGGGCGGACGCTGCCGCCCGGCGAGACCGGCGAGGTCCACACCGGCGGCGGGCTGCGGTTCGCGGGCTACACGGGCGGCGGCGGCACGACCGTCCGGCACGGCCTGACGGGCACCGGCGACCTCGGCCACTTCGACGCCGCGGGACGGCTGTTCATCGACGGCCGCGCCGACGACATGATCGTCTCCGGGGGAGAGAACGTCTTCCCCGGCGAGGTCGAGAACCTGCTCGGCGGCCACCCGGACGTCGCGGAGGTATCGGTGACGGGGGTGGACGACGAGCGGTTCGGGCAGCGCCTCGCCGCGAGCGTCGTGCGCGTGCCCGGCTCGCGGGTGGGCGAGGACGACCTCAAGGAGTACGTGCGGAGGCACCTGGCGCGGTACAAGGTGCCGAGGGACGTCCGGTTCGTCGGCGAACTGCCGCGCACCAGCACCGGCAAGGTGCGGGCGGCGCCGCGCGGCTGA
- a CDS encoding type III PLP-dependent enzyme: MALDDARDLTGRTGPTGLPDPTDLAGASYPAYVYDLAGLARHATAIRSALGGTELLYAAKANPDAEILRALAPCVDGVEVSSGGEMAHVRKALPDVPLAFGGPGKTDEELARALALGVHRIHVESPGELTRLQHLGPAEVLLRANLPIDVPGAVLTMSGPFGMDEHALDECARRIASAPHITLWGIHAHLASGLDAPALLDVAGRITAWALPWLEARGVTEPEINLGGGMAVDYTDPTARFDWAAYGAGLSALSATLPPGTRLRVEPGRAVTAYHGRYVTDVLDVKSTRGETYVILRGGTHHLRTPAAKGHDQPFEVLAPRSGPAAKATLVGQLCTPKDVFARDVPVPPLEPGDVIAFTMAGAYAWNISHHDFLMHPRPAFHYLR; the protein is encoded by the coding sequence ATGGCCCTGGACGACGCCCGCGACCTGACCGGCCGCACCGGTCCCACCGGTCTGCCCGATCCCACGGACCTCGCCGGGGCGTCCTACCCGGCCTACGTCTACGACCTCGCCGGGCTGGCCCGTCACGCCACCGCCATCCGGTCCGCGCTCGGCGGGACCGAGCTGCTCTACGCCGCCAAGGCGAACCCGGACGCGGAGATCCTCCGCGCCCTGGCGCCCTGCGTCGACGGCGTCGAGGTCTCCTCCGGTGGGGAGATGGCCCACGTCCGGAAGGCCCTCCCGGACGTCCCTCTCGCGTTCGGCGGACCCGGCAAGACCGACGAGGAGCTGGCGCGCGCCCTCGCGCTCGGCGTCCACCGGATCCACGTCGAGAGCCCGGGAGAGCTGACGCGGCTGCAACACCTCGGCCCGGCCGAGGTGCTCCTCAGGGCCAACCTGCCCATCGACGTGCCGGGCGCCGTGCTCACCATGAGCGGCCCCTTCGGCATGGACGAGCACGCGCTGGACGAATGCGCCCGCCGCATCGCCTCGGCACCGCACATCACCCTCTGGGGGATCCACGCCCACCTGGCGTCCGGGCTGGACGCCCCGGCGCTGCTCGACGTGGCGGGCCGCATCACCGCGTGGGCGCTCCCCTGGCTGGAGGCCCGCGGCGTCACCGAACCGGAGATCAACCTCGGCGGCGGCATGGCCGTCGACTACACCGACCCCACCGCCCGCTTCGACTGGGCGGCCTACGGCGCCGGGCTCTCCGCGCTCTCCGCCACGCTGCCGCCCGGCACGCGGCTCCGGGTCGAACCGGGCCGCGCCGTCACCGCCTACCACGGCCGCTACGTCACCGACGTGCTGGACGTCAAGTCCACGCGCGGCGAGACGTACGTGATCCTGCGGGGCGGGACGCATCACCTGCGGACGCCCGCCGCCAAGGGCCACGACCAGCCCTTCGAGGTCCTCGCCCCGAGGAGCGGGCCCGCCGCGAAGGCCACCCTCGTCGGGCAGCTCTGCACCCCGAAGGACGTCTTCGCGCGCGACGTGCCCGTCCCGCCTCTGGAGCCGGGTGACGTCATCGCCTTCACCATGGCCGGGGCCTACGCCTGGAACATCTCCCATCACGACTTCCTGATGCACCCCCGCCCGGCGTTCCACTACCTGCGCTGA
- a CDS encoding IucA/IucC family protein has product MLLTDPALTADDATATALLNCLIREVCAPERQVWPDGGRVVLRLPRAGVVLRAGLARPPSGPTYRLVPPYEERREDEWMPAPWDRLSDLVAGELELATGVANPEFPAQVAESRGALAAILAVRGAGDGRHGDPYIASEQALVAGHRFHPSPKARQGSPSEWLRYAPETRSRFRPHWLAVPSELVAEDGDPDAFAGLEAYGPPVPPGRRLLPVHPWQFSLLAHRPVLRRALTGNLVTDLGPSDAEALPTSSVRTLYLPDADLFCKFSLDVRITNCVRKNAWYELSGAAVLDRLLAGVFAALDATFLSEPAYRTVALADRHLYEGLGVILRQGVRDLPGTPLLAGALADPYGTFLADLPAMATPEGAHAWWDAYVARVAPPVLHAYLDHGVVLEPHLQNVLICVDADGMPVRAAFRDLEGTKLTAGRWDLAHLPPRVAEALTYAPDQGWNRVVYCLLVNHLTEIAAAVADLHPSLGLWRTARGHFAALGAHPQVAALLAGAPLPAKANLRTRWARTADRAAAYVPAPNPLAVP; this is encoded by the coding sequence GTGCTGCTGACAGACCCGGCCCTGACGGCCGACGACGCCACCGCCACCGCCCTGCTCAACTGCCTGATCCGCGAGGTCTGCGCGCCCGAGCGGCAGGTCTGGCCGGACGGCGGGCGCGTCGTCCTGCGCCTGCCGCGCGCGGGCGTCGTGCTCCGCGCGGGACTCGCGCGGCCCCCCTCGGGCCCGACCTACCGGCTGGTCCCGCCCTACGAGGAACGGCGCGAGGACGAGTGGATGCCCGCCCCCTGGGACCGCCTGTCCGACCTGGTCGCCGGTGAGCTGGAGCTGGCGACCGGAGTGGCGAACCCGGAGTTCCCGGCGCAGGTCGCCGAGAGCCGCGGCGCGCTGGCCGCGATCCTCGCCGTCCGGGGCGCGGGCGACGGCCGGCACGGCGACCCCTACATCGCCTCCGAGCAGGCCCTCGTGGCGGGCCATCGTTTCCACCCGTCGCCGAAGGCGCGCCAGGGCTCCCCCAGCGAATGGCTCAGGTACGCGCCGGAGACCCGGTCCCGTTTCCGCCCGCATTGGCTGGCCGTCCCGTCGGAGCTGGTCGCCGAGGACGGTGACCCGGACGCGTTCGCGGGGCTGGAGGCGTACGGGCCGCCGGTCCCTCCCGGCCGCAGGCTGCTGCCCGTCCACCCGTGGCAGTTCTCGCTGCTCGCGCACCGTCCCGTCCTGCGCCGTGCCCTCACCGGGAACCTCGTCACCGACCTCGGGCCGTCCGACGCCGAGGCGCTGCCCACCTCGTCCGTCCGCACGCTGTACCTCCCCGACGCGGACCTGTTCTGCAAGTTCAGCCTGGACGTGCGCATCACCAACTGCGTCCGCAAGAACGCCTGGTACGAGCTCTCGGGCGCCGCCGTCCTCGACCGCCTCCTCGCGGGCGTGTTCGCGGCGCTGGACGCCACGTTCCTCAGCGAGCCCGCCTACCGCACGGTCGCGCTGGCCGACCGCCATCTGTACGAGGGACTCGGCGTCATCCTCCGGCAGGGCGTCCGGGACCTGCCCGGCACGCCGCTCCTGGCCGGGGCGCTGGCCGACCCCTACGGCACCTTCCTCGCGGACCTGCCCGCCATGGCGACCCCGGAGGGCGCCCACGCCTGGTGGGACGCCTACGTCGCGCGGGTCGCCCCGCCCGTCCTGCACGCCTACCTCGACCACGGAGTCGTCCTGGAACCGCACCTCCAGAACGTCCTGATCTGCGTCGACGCCGACGGGATGCCGGTCCGCGCCGCGTTCCGCGACCTGGAGGGCACCAAGCTGACCGCGGGGCGCTGGGACCTGGCGCACCTCCCGCCCCGGGTCGCCGAGGCCCTCACCTACGCCCCCGACCAGGGCTGGAACCGCGTCGTGTACTGCCTGCTCGTCAACCACCTGACCGAGATCGCCGCGGCGGTGGCCGACCTGCACCCCTCCCTCGGCCTCTGGCGGACGGCACGCGGGCACTTCGCCGCCCTCGGCGCGCACCCGCAGGTCGCGGCGCTGCTCGCGGGGGCACCGCTGCCCGCGAAGGCCAACCTGCGCACCCGCTGGGCGCGGACGGCCGACCGCGCCGCGGCCTACGTCCCCGCCCCCAACCCGCTGGCGGTGCCGTGA
- a CDS encoding IucA/IucC family protein — MTDGEARLAARVLDALLREDYAGLRRLADHRTLTLALPARAVRLVRADPPFLSDLVVDETQPLGLRDVFAAVRALADPRDDVAAFERECREALAAIHLHEDARPAVMRHLARIPDGLRSGPGTFYETLAAFGDHPVHPTGRGRAGLSAADLSRYAPEFNPAFPLRWASVPNATTTGVRPKWWPDPADVGLPSAADLFPVHPLAVSQVRKESRATIAPEGFLQVAPTLSMRTVAAAPLDHLKMPLPTSTLGLRNRRTIVPGTLPDGALVERILRRVLEREKFPVLLADEQTYGHAGSPLLGYLVRRFPPETARAHIVPIAALVAEAPDGRLVVERWDVASLFGAYLSALLSWNVTLFRYGIALEAHQQNVALVLDDGPPRLLLKDNDGAMIDPDVLHDRLGVSPSADPRDLVDRRMVTRDPEALARVFTTITLHLCAAAPAAALARRGLLPWRTGRAMIRDRLDAALGPGDAFLRSRTLDAASLPGKAMVTAGTLVDKARTGAADINKHYGPPGPNYLRDDTCC; from the coding sequence GTGACGGACGGCGAGGCCCGGCTGGCGGCCCGGGTCCTGGACGCCCTGCTGCGCGAGGACTACGCGGGCCTGCGCCGTCTCGCCGACCACCGGACCCTCACGCTCGCCCTTCCGGCGCGCGCCGTCCGCCTCGTCCGCGCGGACCCGCCCTTCCTCTCCGACCTCGTCGTGGACGAGACCCAGCCCCTCGGCCTCCGCGACGTCTTCGCGGCCGTCCGCGCACTCGCGGATCCGCGCGACGACGTGGCGGCCTTCGAGCGGGAGTGCCGGGAGGCGCTCGCCGCCATCCACCTGCACGAGGACGCCCGGCCCGCGGTGATGCGGCACCTCGCCCGGATTCCGGACGGCCTGCGATCAGGTCCGGGCACCTTCTACGAGACCCTCGCCGCCTTCGGCGACCATCCCGTCCATCCGACGGGCCGGGGCCGGGCGGGGCTGAGCGCGGCGGACCTCAGCCGGTACGCGCCGGAGTTCAACCCCGCCTTCCCCCTGCGCTGGGCGTCGGTCCCCAACGCGACGACCACGGGAGTGCGACCGAAATGGTGGCCGGACCCTGCCGATGTGGGACTGCCGTCGGCCGCCGACCTGTTTCCCGTCCATCCTCTGGCAGTGTCACAGGTACGGAAGGAAAGCAGGGCGACGATCGCGCCGGAGGGGTTTCTCCAGGTCGCCCCCACCCTGTCGATGCGCACCGTGGCCGCGGCACCGCTGGACCATCTGAAGATGCCGCTGCCGACGAGCACGCTGGGCCTGCGCAACCGCCGCACGATCGTCCCGGGCACGCTGCCGGACGGGGCCCTCGTCGAGCGGATCCTGCGCCGCGTCCTGGAGCGGGAGAAGTTCCCGGTCCTGCTGGCCGACGAGCAGACCTACGGCCACGCGGGCTCACCCCTCCTCGGCTACCTCGTGCGGCGGTTCCCGCCCGAGACGGCGCGCGCGCACATCGTCCCCATCGCGGCGTTAGTCGCCGAGGCCCCGGACGGCCGGCTGGTGGTCGAACGCTGGGACGTCGCGTCACTCTTCGGCGCCTACCTGTCGGCACTGCTCTCCTGGAACGTCACGCTGTTCCGCTACGGGATCGCCTTGGAGGCGCACCAGCAGAACGTGGCGCTCGTCCTGGACGACGGCCCGCCGCGTCTCCTCCTCAAGGACAACGACGGCGCCATGATCGACCCGGACGTCCTGCACGACCGTCTCGGCGTCTCACCGTCCGCCGATCCCCGCGACCTCGTCGACCGGCGGATGGTGACGCGCGACCCCGAGGCGCTCGCCCGCGTGTTCACCACCATCACCCTGCACCTGTGCGCCGCCGCGCCCGCCGCCGCGCTGGCCCGGCGCGGGCTGCTCCCCTGGCGCACGGGCCGGGCCATGATCCGCGACCGGCTCGACGCGGCCCTCGGACCCGGCGACGCGTTCCTGCGCTCCCGCACGCTGGACGCCGCGTCACTGCCGGGCAAGGCCATGGTCACCGCCGGAACCCTCGTCGACAAGGCCAGGACCGGCGCGGCCGACATCAACAAGCACTACGGCCCGCCGGGGCCGAACTACCTACGGGACGACACGTGCTGCTGA
- a CDS encoding ATP-grasp domain-containing protein has protein sequence MAASVYVVAGKATDSVTHGFLPAAARLGLDAVLLTDRPSAHRHDGPVAACDVSDFREVIARVGDGPGGIFSNSDFLQAPAALAAAYFGLPGKDWRAATRAKNKSLMRRHLAPLDPVFSADASAVPADAPYPLVLKPREGVASEDVFLVHDARELTARREEIAARRGGPLVAEEYLPGALHTLETLGDGHRLRVLGSFRTRVSPPPFFVEERLEWAQPPPETPQVLAQLEALGVGFGACHTEFVVHEGRARLIEVNYRLIGDHCDFLLADLLGVPLFEQILRVHLGERLEPGGPPPPGHAVAEPVIADRPGRLAAAPGAVEADDGAVRVVYRPQRGVGDAIALTRTNRDYLGTIRAIGPDAAQVEAALARFRDAHTWTIA, from the coding sequence GTGGCCGCCTCTGTCTACGTGGTCGCCGGGAAGGCGACCGACTCGGTGACGCACGGATTCCTGCCCGCCGCCGCGCGCCTGGGCCTGGACGCGGTCCTGCTCACCGACCGCCCCTCCGCCCACCGGCACGACGGGCCGGTCGCCGCGTGCGACGTCTCCGACTTCCGGGAGGTCATCGCCCGCGTCGGGGACGGGCCCGGCGGGATCTTCTCCAACAGCGACTTCCTCCAGGCGCCGGCCGCGCTCGCCGCCGCGTACTTCGGGCTGCCGGGCAAGGACTGGCGGGCGGCGACCCGGGCGAAGAACAAGTCCCTCATGCGCCGCCACCTCGCCCCGCTCGACCCGGTCTTCTCCGCGGACGCCTCCGCGGTCCCGGCGGACGCGCCGTACCCGCTCGTCCTCAAGCCGCGCGAGGGCGTGGCCAGCGAGGACGTGTTCCTCGTCCACGACGCGCGGGAGCTGACCGCGCGGCGCGAGGAGATCGCCGCGCGGCGCGGCGGCCCGCTGGTGGCCGAGGAGTACCTGCCCGGCGCGCTGCACACCCTGGAGACGCTCGGGGACGGCCATCGGCTGCGCGTGCTCGGATCCTTCCGGACGCGGGTGTCCCCGCCGCCGTTCTTCGTGGAGGAGCGCCTCGAATGGGCGCAGCCGCCGCCGGAGACGCCGCAGGTCCTGGCCCAGCTGGAGGCGCTGGGCGTCGGGTTCGGGGCGTGCCACACAGAGTTCGTCGTCCACGAGGGACGCGCCCGGCTCATCGAGGTGAACTACCGGCTCATCGGCGACCACTGCGACTTCCTGCTCGCCGACCTGCTCGGCGTTCCGCTGTTCGAGCAGATCCTGCGCGTCCACCTCGGCGAGCGCCTGGAGCCGGGCGGGCCTCCCCCGCCGGGGCACGCCGTCGCGGAACCGGTCATCGCCGACCGGCCGGGCAGGCTGGCCGCCGCGCCGGGCGCCGTCGAGGCCGACGACGGCGCGGTGCGCGTGGTGTACCGGCCGCAGCGCGGCGTCGGCGACGCCATCGCCCTCACCCGCACCAACCGGGACTACCTCGGGACGATCCGCGCCATCGGTCCCGACGCGGCCCAGGTCGAGGCCGCGCTGGCCCGCTTCCGCGACGCCCACACGTGGACGATCGCGTGA
- a CDS encoding metal-dependent phosphohydrolase: protein MDLVERWIALAGPQTRHIGTELDARYGEPHRRYHTREHLTAVLDLVDELAAHAADPGAVRLAAWFHDAVYDPERADNEERSARLAARMLADTDLADDDVGRVVRLVELTATHAPGADDRDGQVLCDADLAILGADPDRYAAYAAAVREEYAFVPEELYRAGRAEILNGLLALPALFHTPPARERYEGRARRNIQTELMLLNA from the coding sequence ATGGACCTCGTCGAGCGGTGGATCGCCCTGGCCGGGCCGCAGACCCGGCACATCGGAACGGAACTGGACGCCCGCTACGGCGAGCCGCACCGCCGCTACCACACGCGCGAGCACCTCACCGCCGTCCTCGACCTCGTGGACGAGCTCGCCGCCCACGCCGCCGACCCCGGCGCCGTCCGGCTCGCGGCGTGGTTCCACGACGCCGTCTACGACCCCGAGCGCGCCGACAACGAGGAGCGCAGCGCCCGCCTCGCCGCGCGGATGCTGGCCGACACCGACCTCGCGGACGACGACGTCGGGCGGGTCGTCCGGCTGGTGGAGCTGACCGCCACCCACGCCCCCGGCGCGGACGACCGCGACGGGCAGGTCCTGTGCGACGCCGATCTCGCGATCCTCGGCGCGGATCCCGACCGGTACGCCGCCTACGCGGCGGCCGTCCGGGAGGAATACGCTTTCGTCCCCGAGGAGCTCTACCGCGCCGGACGTGCGGAGATATTGAACGGGCTCCTGGCGTTGCCCGCGCTCTTCCATACTCCGCCCGCGCGCGAGCGCTACGAGGGCCGCGCCAGGCGTAACATACAGACCGAACTGATGCTCCTGAACGCCTAA
- a CDS encoding DUF4031 domain-containing protein — protein sequence MVSDVSYEELHAFAADLGMTPRAFERDHYDVPSELYGAAVAQGAVAVGCQELLLRLTQAGLRRRKVVRLSR from the coding sequence ATGGTGAGCGACGTCTCGTACGAGGAGCTGCATGCATTCGCGGCCGACCTGGGGATGACGCCACGGGCGTTCGAGCGGGACCACTATGACGTCCCGTCGGAGCTCTACGGGGCGGCGGTCGCGCAGGGCGCGGTGGCGGTGGGCTGTCAGGAGCTTCTCCTGCGGCTGACCCAGGCCGGTCTGCGGCGCCGCAAGGTCGTGCGCCTTTCACGTTAG
- a CDS encoding dipeptidase, whose product MNDVVAHIQDGRDRFLADLKDWLAIPSISGDPAHAPDVRRSAEWLAAYLREQGFPTVETWETAGLPAVFAEWPAADPDAPAVVVYGHHDVQPVEPLSEWETDPFKPVEKGDRLIGRGASDDKGQVLFHTLGLRAALAASGADAPPVTIKLLVEGEEESGSVHFAELLRTHRARLDCDAVVISDTTMWAADVPSMCTGMRGLTEVELTLRGPSSDLHSGSFGGAVPNPLHAMVALLASLHDDAGRVTLPGFYDTVVPLTDEERALFARLPFDEDAWLRTAGDSRAAYGEEGYSTLERIWARPTAEINGMWGGHTGPGGKTIVPREAHAKISFRLVAGQDPAAVRDSFRAWVANGTPPGVLAEVRTSGGGVRPCFSPIDSAGVRAARRAMERAFGGEILLTREGGSGPEADLADILDAPLIFVAVGLNGDRIHAPNEKVEIPLLLKGAEAAAYLWEELATALR is encoded by the coding sequence GTGAACGACGTAGTCGCGCACATCCAGGACGGCCGTGACCGTTTCCTCGCCGACCTCAAGGACTGGCTGGCGATCCCGTCCATCTCGGGGGACCCCGCGCACGCCCCCGACGTGCGGCGCTCCGCCGAGTGGCTCGCCGCGTACCTGAGGGAGCAGGGCTTCCCGACCGTCGAGACCTGGGAGACCGCCGGGCTGCCCGCCGTCTTCGCCGAATGGCCCGCCGCCGATCCGGACGCGCCGGCGGTCGTCGTTTACGGTCACCACGACGTCCAGCCGGTGGAGCCGCTGTCGGAGTGGGAGACCGACCCGTTCAAGCCCGTGGAGAAGGGCGACCGGCTCATCGGGCGCGGCGCGTCCGACGACAAGGGCCAGGTCCTGTTCCACACGCTCGGCCTCCGCGCCGCCCTCGCCGCGTCGGGCGCGGACGCCCCGCCCGTCACCATCAAGCTGCTGGTCGAGGGCGAGGAGGAGTCCGGCTCCGTCCACTTCGCCGAGCTTCTGCGCACCCACCGCGCGCGGCTGGACTGCGACGCCGTCGTCATCAGCGACACCACGATGTGGGCGGCGGACGTCCCGTCGATGTGCACCGGGATGCGCGGCCTCACCGAGGTCGAGCTCACGCTGCGCGGCCCCTCGTCCGACCTGCACTCCGGCTCGTTCGGCGGCGCCGTCCCGAACCCCCTGCACGCCATGGTCGCGCTGCTGGCGTCGCTGCACGACGACGCCGGGCGGGTCACCCTCCCCGGCTTCTACGACACCGTCGTCCCGCTCACCGACGAGGAGCGCGCGCTGTTCGCGCGGCTGCCGTTCGACGAGGACGCCTGGTTGCGCACCGCGGGCGACAGCCGCGCCGCGTACGGCGAGGAGGGTTACTCCACCCTGGAGCGGATCTGGGCGCGCCCGACCGCGGAGATCAACGGCATGTGGGGCGGGCACACCGGTCCCGGCGGCAAGACGATCGTTCCCCGCGAGGCGCACGCCAAGATCTCCTTCCGGCTGGTCGCCGGGCAGGACCCGGCCGCGGTACGGGACTCCTTCCGCGCCTGGGTCGCCAACGGCACCCCTCCCGGCGTCCTCGCCGAGGTGCGCACGTCGGGCGGGGGCGTCCGCCCGTGCTTCTCGCCGATCGACTCCGCCGGCGTCCGCGCCGCCCGCCGCGCCATGGAACGGGCGTTCGGCGGTGAGATCCTTCTCACTCGCGAGGGCGGCAGCGGACCCGAGGCCGACCTTGCCGACATCCTGGACGCGCCGCTCATCTTCGTCGCGGTCGGGCTGAACGGCGACCGGATCCACGCCCCGAACGAGAAGGTCGAGATCCCGCTGCTGCTCAAGGGCGCCGAGGCGGCCGCCTACCTGTGGGAAGAGCTCGCCACCGCGCTGCGCTGA